One genomic segment of Prosthecobacter fusiformis includes these proteins:
- a CDS encoding type II secretion system protein translates to MKLPRLISDHGKLARQRTSRSRSGFSMTEMVISIAILGVLAGIMMMSLGGSLSASKETLAVTRVEKLNSALHQWSMSYPEMYFPVNDGGVTDELIVLRDLQYRNPNEKKATTGSPYMPPQYNPKDSSSDEDFRIRWNGRSFELLRPGQAGNGLLMVFDGSDMTEPVKFDEDYKPGSF, encoded by the coding sequence ATGAAACTGCCTCGGCTCATCTCTGATCACGGCAAGCTTGCCCGTCAGCGCACTTCGCGCTCACGGTCAGGTTTTTCTATGACAGAAATGGTCATCTCCATTGCCATTTTGGGAGTGCTTGCGGGCATCATGATGATGTCTCTAGGCGGCTCATTATCAGCGAGCAAAGAAACCTTGGCCGTCACACGAGTCGAGAAGTTGAATTCGGCCCTGCATCAGTGGTCCATGTCCTATCCAGAGATGTACTTCCCGGTTAACGATGGTGGCGTGACGGATGAACTCATCGTCCTCCGCGATCTCCAGTATCGGAACCCCAATGAAAAGAAAGCTACGACCGGCTCCCCCTACATGCCGCCGCAGTATAACCCGAAGGACTCGTCATCCGACGAAGACTTCCGCATCCGTTGGAATGGCCGCAGCTTCGAATTGTTGCGTCCAGGGCAGGCCGGAAACGGCTTGTTGATGGTCTTTGATGGCTCCGACATGACGGAGCCGGTGAAATTCGATGAAGACTATAAACCCGGCAGTTTCTAG
- a CDS encoding pilus assembly FimT family protein — protein sequence MNSARSIFMNRGWKRCLGFSLVEMMACVSIIGIIAFMAIPSITRMRSDGELNLAITRAEALNLAQSTFIQVKGRTEAAQQWNKAGAKNHEGRYKLLREYMSYAEPTLSQYMPSGYAVTFSESITSMTKAGLTGPTGNILY from the coding sequence ATGAATTCCGCTCGCTCAATCTTCATGAACCGTGGCTGGAAACGCTGCCTGGGATTTTCCCTGGTAGAGATGATGGCCTGCGTTTCCATCATCGGCATCATCGCCTTCATGGCTATTCCCTCCATCACCCGGATGAGGTCCGACGGAGAGCTCAACCTGGCCATTACTCGGGCGGAGGCGCTTAACCTGGCCCAGTCCACTTTCATCCAGGTCAAAGGCCGTACGGAGGCCGCTCAGCAATGGAACAAGGCCGGCGCCAAAAATCATGAAGGCCGCTACAAACTGCTGCGGGAATACATGAGCTATGCAGAGCCGACACTAAGCCAGTACATGCCTTCCGGCTATGCGGTCACTTTTTCAGAATCGATCACCAGCATGACCAAGGCAGGGCTGACCGGCCCGACAGGCAATATTCTCTATTGA
- a CDS encoding type II secretion system protein produces the protein MGNSSSVGVPFPDGFFLDSYMKALPIKRLRPAFTLVEAIFTIAIIGIMASLAISAISNGARDSYRMVARQQQAAVQEALNAWIMSQTRVSAANGQEGVQVQSMETIRKTYNSLKVTSARFAKLKPDPKNADPNKRAGFLDEATILHFEEYSKDLGTDKLKSAALEGSRQYLSLPDWAEYDEPKVELLDD, from the coding sequence ATGGGCAATTCATCATCCGTCGGGGTTCCATTCCCCGACGGATTTTTTTTGGATTCTTATATGAAAGCACTGCCTATCAAGCGTCTCCGTCCAGCTTTCACGCTTGTGGAAGCTATATTTACAATTGCCATTATTGGCATCATGGCTTCGCTTGCAATCAGTGCTATTTCAAATGGTGCGCGTGACTCGTATCGCATGGTGGCCAGACAGCAGCAGGCCGCTGTCCAGGAGGCGCTCAATGCCTGGATCATGTCGCAGACGCGAGTCTCTGCGGCCAATGGACAAGAAGGTGTCCAGGTCCAGTCCATGGAAACGATTCGCAAAACCTACAATTCCCTTAAAGTCACGTCCGCCCGTTTTGCCAAGCTAAAGCCCGACCCCAAAAACGCCGATCCCAACAAACGGGCAGGCTTTCTGGATGAGGCAACGATCTTGCACTTTGAAGAATACAGCAAGGACCTTGGCACAGACAAATTGAAGTCCGCAGCTTTGGAAGGCTCCCGGCAATATCTTTCCCTTCCCGACTGGGCTGAATATGACGAGCCCAAAGTCGAACTGCTGGATGACTGA
- a CDS encoding prepilin-type N-terminal cleavage/methylation domain-containing protein, whose amino-acid sequence MKKVKLTTSLKAGFSLVEMLVVIAIIGIIAAIAIPNIGSINDSAKKATAQRNAQSVASIMNAALAAGYVPTPEYTSGAEVVAAAVAGVEPTSGPFRGKKFIVPNISAEDQAAAAAYLTYNTEDDAVYYQADALAVEAEE is encoded by the coding sequence ATGAAAAAAGTAAAGCTCACCACCTCCCTTAAGGCTGGCTTCTCCCTTGTGGAAATGCTGGTCGTGATCGCGATCATCGGCATCATCGCCGCTATCGCCATCCCAAACATCGGCTCCATCAACGACAGCGCCAAGAAGGCCACTGCTCAGCGTAATGCTCAGTCCGTGGCTTCCATCATGAACGCTGCTTTAGCTGCTGGCTACGTCCCAACACCTGAATACACTTCTGGCGCTGAAGTCGTTGCGGCCGCAGTTGCTGGCGTTGAACCAACGAGTGGCCCGTTCCGCGGCAAGAAGTTCATCGTCCCGAATATCTCCGCTGAAGACCAGGCAGCAGCCGCCGCTTACCTGACCTACAATACCGAGGATGACGCCGTGTATTATCAGGCTGACGCTCTCGCCGTCGAAGCTGAAGAATAG
- a CDS encoding Gfo/Idh/MocA family protein codes for MQPTIQIALVGAGMFGGDVHLRAYADLQRFGIAGQLARVGLDKYARDLAPVKFDLVAVATRSEKSAQKSAAAFKEWTGHEPKTYFGDAPWEDILRDFPDLDVLAVATPDHLHTQPILAAVAKGVHVLTEKPMCLSIQESDEIIAAAKAKNCIVAVDMHKRYDPDHLRIRDDIQNRIGAPLYGTAYLEEPLEVSTSTFKWVESSDPFSYVGPHWTDLIWSYYKSKPVSLTAVGQKKRLIRDGINAYDAVQVRVDFDNGMSINFHNNWITPADFEGPVNQGHEIVGADGKVESDQQYRGFRWWNQGGGTRTSNNHFTRDVARPDGSKGYIGYGVDSLTVGLVAISRVKFAKESRDAVSDLYPTAEEARITCALVDAAAKVRDLNFKYLNEGKGATVTARFGEDGITIVDPNRIAEGADAVFERIYDRPL; via the coding sequence ATGCAACCAACCATTCAGATTGCCCTCGTCGGTGCCGGTATGTTCGGCGGAGATGTCCACCTTCGTGCGTATGCAGACCTGCAGCGCTTCGGCATTGCTGGGCAATTGGCCCGTGTGGGGCTGGACAAGTATGCGCGTGACCTGGCTCCCGTGAAGTTCGACCTCGTAGCCGTGGCGACCCGTTCAGAGAAGTCTGCGCAGAAGTCCGCCGCTGCTTTTAAAGAGTGGACCGGTCACGAGCCCAAGACCTATTTCGGAGATGCGCCATGGGAGGATATTCTTCGCGATTTTCCAGACCTGGATGTCCTGGCTGTGGCCACGCCGGATCATCTGCATACGCAACCCATCTTGGCCGCTGTGGCCAAAGGAGTACATGTGCTGACTGAAAAGCCCATGTGCCTGAGCATCCAGGAGTCCGATGAAATCATCGCCGCTGCCAAGGCCAAGAACTGCATCGTGGCTGTGGACATGCACAAGCGCTATGACCCTGACCACCTGCGCATACGGGATGACATACAAAACCGTATCGGTGCTCCCCTCTATGGCACCGCTTATCTGGAGGAGCCGTTGGAAGTCAGCACCAGCACTTTTAAGTGGGTGGAGTCTTCCGATCCTTTCAGTTATGTCGGCCCGCATTGGACGGACCTCATCTGGTCTTATTATAAGTCGAAACCGGTCAGCCTCACCGCCGTAGGCCAAAAGAAACGCCTGATCCGCGATGGCATCAATGCCTACGACGCCGTGCAGGTGCGTGTGGACTTTGACAACGGCATGAGCATCAATTTCCACAATAACTGGATCACCCCGGCGGACTTCGAAGGCCCGGTCAATCAGGGGCATGAAATCGTGGGGGCGGATGGCAAAGTGGAGAGTGACCAGCAGTATCGTGGTTTCCGTTGGTGGAACCAAGGCGGCGGCACTAGAACGAGTAACAACCATTTTACCCGTGATGTCGCCCGGCCTGATGGGAGCAAAGGATACATCGGCTACGGTGTGGACAGCCTGACGGTGGGATTGGTAGCCATCAGCCGGGTAAAATTTGCCAAGGAAAGCCGTGATGCTGTGTCGGATCTTTATCCCACGGCAGAAGAGGCCCGCATCACCTGTGCCCTAGTGGATGCTGCGGCCAAGGTGAGGGATCTCAACTTCAAATATCTCAATGAAGGGAAGGGGGCCACCGTGACTGCCCGCTTCGGTGAAGATGGCATCACCATTGTGGACCCGAACCGCATCGCAGAAGGCGCAGATGCGGTGTTTGAAAGGATCTACGACAGGCCTCTGTGA
- a CDS encoding TonB-dependent receptor plug domain-containing protein encodes MHKKYIATTLLTLAGLTGIHAADPVPPPAPAETAAASGETPVSKPAELPEVVVTATRTATEAIKAPAQVRQLSSVDLQERQVRSLPEALEELPGVNVQKTANAQGSPYIRGFTGFRNLALIDGIRFNNSTFRDGPNQYWNTIDSYAIDRIELVPGQGSVLYGSDAIGGTLNLFTKSSNFRNEAPGFFFHGLSAYRGSTAEESNMGRQEFQFGEGGRWGLHLGASLKSFGDVHAAGLGDQPETGYDEWAYDIRLDVALDANWTLTAVHQQLRQNDAWRTHQTVEGVSWQGTRVGTDTKRAYDQERSLSYVRLEGQNLDNLAGFIDAASLTVSLQSANEYEHRIRYDQPGVPPPADRVDYSQVELRTLGLDLQLQSDTSIGRFIYGVDYYRDSVSSGSQRYRRNGTLNSIGIQGPVGDDSTYDLLGAYLNYEVDLGSRVHLFLGARETYAAADIGRYAPSAGVVDSYSDSWTNFSASGRIVVDLDTKDQFKVFAGISQGFRAPNLSDLSRLDTNLSGETELPSPGLDPEQYINYEIGFKADTRYFSGSLSYFYTQIDDMIIRRPIGGSSVIKSNAGEGFIHGIELAGEVRFNDNWSVFGHVSWTEGEVDQYPRANDPTIRNEPASRVVPWMGRAGVRWNSTNRRVWAELVSLSHSQYDNLTSADQRDNQRVPPDGNPSFNIITLRGGWQITEHIGVTLALENLLDEEYRYAGSGSNEPGFGLVAGAVIKF; translated from the coding sequence ATGCATAAAAAATACATTGCTACCACCCTATTGACCTTGGCCGGTCTTACCGGGATCCATGCTGCCGATCCCGTTCCCCCGCCAGCACCTGCTGAGACTGCTGCGGCCAGTGGAGAAACCCCCGTATCAAAACCGGCTGAATTGCCTGAAGTGGTTGTGACCGCGACGCGCACAGCTACGGAGGCCATCAAGGCCCCTGCGCAGGTCCGCCAGCTCAGCTCCGTGGATTTGCAGGAACGTCAGGTGCGCAGCCTGCCGGAGGCACTGGAGGAACTGCCCGGTGTGAATGTGCAAAAGACGGCTAATGCCCAAGGCTCTCCTTATATTCGCGGTTTTACCGGCTTTCGTAACCTGGCGCTGATTGACGGCATCCGTTTCAACAACTCCACCTTCCGCGATGGGCCTAACCAATATTGGAATACCATTGATTCCTATGCCATTGACCGCATCGAGCTTGTGCCGGGGCAGGGGTCGGTCCTTTACGGTAGCGATGCCATCGGCGGCACGTTGAATCTCTTCACCAAGAGTTCCAATTTCCGCAATGAAGCACCGGGTTTCTTTTTCCATGGCCTGAGCGCGTACCGTGGGTCCACCGCCGAGGAGAGCAACATGGGACGCCAGGAGTTCCAGTTTGGTGAAGGTGGACGCTGGGGCCTGCACTTGGGGGCCAGTCTGAAATCCTTTGGCGATGTCCATGCCGCCGGCCTGGGTGACCAGCCAGAAACTGGCTATGATGAATGGGCCTATGACATCCGTCTTGATGTGGCTCTGGATGCGAACTGGACGCTCACAGCAGTGCATCAACAGCTTCGGCAAAACGACGCGTGGCGCACGCATCAGACTGTGGAAGGCGTTTCCTGGCAGGGAACCAGGGTGGGGACTGACACCAAACGAGCTTACGACCAGGAGCGGTCCCTGTCCTATGTGCGGCTGGAAGGCCAAAACTTAGATAATCTGGCGGGATTCATTGATGCCGCGAGCCTGACGGTATCCCTGCAAAGTGCGAACGAGTATGAGCACCGGATTAGATATGATCAGCCGGGAGTTCCCCCACCCGCAGATCGGGTTGACTATTCACAGGTGGAATTGCGGACCCTGGGCTTAGACCTGCAATTGCAAAGTGACACCTCCATCGGCCGTTTTATTTATGGCGTGGACTATTACCGCGACTCCGTCAGCAGTGGCAGCCAGCGCTACCGTCGAAACGGCACCCTAAACTCCATCGGCATCCAAGGACCCGTGGGCGATGACTCCACCTATGACCTCCTGGGTGCTTACCTGAATTATGAAGTGGACCTTGGCTCCCGTGTCCATCTCTTCCTCGGTGCTCGTGAAACCTACGCGGCGGCAGACATCGGTCGTTATGCTCCATCCGCTGGGGTTGTGGATTCCTACAGTGACAGTTGGACGAATTTCTCCGCCAGTGGCCGGATCGTGGTGGATCTGGATACGAAGGACCAGTTCAAGGTTTTCGCCGGTATTTCCCAGGGCTTTCGTGCGCCGAACTTGTCTGACCTTTCACGTCTGGATACCAACCTGAGCGGTGAGACTGAGCTGCCATCCCCAGGTTTGGACCCGGAGCAATACATCAACTACGAAATCGGTTTCAAAGCGGATACCCGCTACTTCAGCGGCAGCCTGAGCTACTTCTATACGCAGATCGATGACATGATCATCCGTCGTCCTATTGGAGGCAGTTCGGTCATCAAATCCAATGCGGGCGAAGGGTTCATCCATGGCATTGAGCTGGCTGGTGAAGTGCGTTTCAATGACAACTGGTCCGTCTTCGGCCATGTGAGCTGGACGGAGGGCGAGGTGGACCAGTATCCCCGGGCCAATGACCCCACGATCCGCAACGAACCTGCCAGCCGCGTGGTCCCCTGGATGGGCCGTGCCGGCGTCCGCTGGAATAGCACAAACCGCCGCGTCTGGGCGGAGCTCGTCAGCCTGTCCCACTCCCAGTATGATAACCTGACTTCCGCTGATCAGCGCGATAACCAGCGCGTGCCTCCTGACGGCAATCCAAGCTTTAACATCATCACCCTCCGCGGTGGCTGGCAGATCACGGAACACATCGGCGTCACCCTCGCCCTGGAAAACCTGCTGGATGAGGAATATCGCTACGCAGGCTCGGGCTCCAATGAGCCTGGATTCGGCCTCGTGGCCGGTGCCGTCATCAAGTTCTGA
- a CDS encoding ferredoxin family protein, with product MITHTARPLKVVLYEGKGAIPLPAEARLKVMTALLDKGYAVARVTTSGSQTSAPQDDHTLLLLGSFPERQAPALEDVTGRIQIEARDITDLDAESIVALVDKTRGQKPMNEPGKWKPWFPVIDYSRCTNCMQCLSFCLFDVYGVSEENKIQVQNNDNCKTNCPACSRVCPEVAIMFPKYQAGPINGDEVSATDHGREKMKVDISSLLGGDIYSALKDRSAAAKSRFSKERSPDKALDERKKCLTKLVSDGFIPMDVLASLPSPDEILRKSEIAKARAAAALAAQPGAQPAN from the coding sequence ATGATTACTCACACCGCCCGCCCGCTGAAAGTCGTCTTATACGAAGGCAAAGGGGCCATTCCGCTGCCTGCTGAGGCCCGGCTGAAAGTCATGACCGCCCTGCTGGACAAAGGCTATGCCGTCGCCCGCGTGACCACCTCCGGCTCCCAGACCTCCGCCCCCCAGGATGACCATACCCTCCTGCTCCTGGGCTCCTTTCCAGAGCGCCAGGCACCTGCCTTGGAGGACGTCACCGGCCGCATCCAGATCGAAGCCCGCGACATCACGGATCTGGATGCCGAAAGCATCGTCGCCCTCGTGGACAAAACCCGTGGGCAAAAACCCATGAACGAACCCGGCAAATGGAAGCCCTGGTTCCCCGTTATCGACTACAGCCGCTGCACCAACTGCATGCAGTGCCTCAGCTTTTGCCTCTTCGATGTCTATGGCGTCAGCGAGGAAAACAAGATCCAGGTGCAGAATAACGACAACTGCAAGACCAATTGCCCCGCCTGCTCCCGTGTCTGCCCAGAGGTGGCCATCATGTTTCCCAAGTATCAGGCAGGCCCCATCAATGGCGATGAGGTCAGCGCCACGGATCACGGGCGAGAAAAGATGAAAGTGGACATCTCCTCCCTCCTCGGCGGGGATATTTACTCCGCGCTCAAGGACCGCAGTGCCGCCGCCAAAAGCCGTTTTAGCAAAGAGCGCAGCCCAGACAAGGCTCTCGACGAACGCAAAAAATGCCTCACCAAGCTCGTCAGCGATGGCTTCATCCCCATGGATGTCCTCGCCTCCCTGCCCAGCCCGGATGAGATCCTGCGCAAGTCCGAGATCGCCAAAGCTCGCGCCGCAGCCGCCCTGGCCGCCCAGCCTGGAGCCCAGCCAGCAAACTGA
- a CDS encoding SET domain-containing protein yields the protein MPEASPQKWWIVRRSAIHQRGIFASTFIPKGVPIIEYTGEKITKAESERRGNALAARAAKTGGAAVYIFTLNKTHDLDGSTAQNTARLINHSCEPNCEAFITRGRIWIYSKRNIPEGEELSFNYGFGLDTWEDHPCRCGKPKCIGYILDRQYWPQLRRILKTRAEKAAKLAALEARAAELKQQLEELDEPAPPATKVAQRKKAKATRKKAAAS from the coding sequence ATGCCCGAAGCCTCCCCTCAAAAATGGTGGATCGTCCGCCGCTCCGCCATTCATCAGCGCGGCATCTTTGCCAGCACCTTCATCCCCAAGGGAGTGCCCATCATCGAATACACCGGTGAAAAAATCACCAAGGCTGAAAGCGAGCGCCGTGGCAATGCCCTCGCCGCCCGGGCCGCCAAGACAGGCGGCGCCGCCGTCTATATCTTCACGCTGAACAAGACCCATGACCTGGACGGCAGCACCGCGCAAAACACCGCCCGCCTGATCAACCACTCCTGCGAGCCCAACTGCGAAGCCTTCATCACCCGGGGCCGGATCTGGATCTATTCCAAGCGCAACATCCCGGAGGGGGAGGAACTCTCCTTCAATTACGGCTTCGGTCTCGATACCTGGGAAGACCACCCCTGCCGTTGCGGCAAGCCCAAGTGCATCGGTTACATCCTGGATCGGCAGTATTGGCCGCAACTCCGGCGCATCCTCAAAACCCGCGCCGAAAAAGCCGCCAAGCTCGCCGCCCTCGAAGCCCGTGCCGCCGAGCTCAAACAGCAGCTTGAGGAGTTGGATGAGCCTGCCCCTCCAGCCACCAAGGTGGCCCAAAGGAAAAAAGCCAAAGCCACCCGAAAAAAAGCCGCCGCCTCCTAG
- a CDS encoding recombinase family protein, whose protein sequence is MAESIKRCAIYTRKSSEEGLEQEYNSLDAQRDAASAFIRSQKHEGWKALNETYDDGGISGGHMDRPGLQKLMADIRSRKIDVVVVYKVDRLSRSLADFAQLMKHFDEHGVSFVSVTQQFNTSSSMGRLTLNVLLSFAQFEREVTGERIRDKIALSKQKGMWMGGVPPLGYDVQDRKLVINPAEAETVRKCFQVYLESTGLIETVLELNRQNLATKSFVSRKGRVQQSKAWVAKELHRVISNPVYRGLIRHKGHEYQGEHEAIISTELWQSVQAKLREHQPDYRKIVGHRNETAIAKSRLIHPLKGFLFGLDGQALTPTYTNKSEKAADGTKTRKRYRYYVSQQAIRQGYDSSPLKTLNATLLEEVVRRMLFHSLPRLTDLAVSADLTVEEIRHRLSMQARHLAGLTTPVEYARWIEALAPKIIVGPESLTIHITTDYLSKLAGAPPANVAELNTLPAPISTKVTQEGNKMILTASVSFKPQRGKCEIIDGETGKPITTRRTAPNPALIQTIAQAEFWRTELIEHPDKSLQDITERHGIKPAYVRRLLNAAYLAPAIKRAIFQGTQPAHLQVQDLLATRSLDWKQQLSDLRFENENPA, encoded by the coding sequence ATGGCTGAATCAATCAAACGCTGCGCCATTTATACCCGCAAGAGTTCCGAAGAGGGGCTGGAGCAGGAATACAACTCTCTGGATGCTCAACGGGACGCTGCCTCGGCTTTCATCCGCTCCCAGAAGCATGAGGGTTGGAAAGCGCTGAACGAAACCTATGACGACGGTGGGATTTCAGGGGGCCACATGGACCGACCGGGCCTTCAGAAACTCATGGCTGATATCCGATCAAGAAAGATTGATGTCGTGGTGGTTTACAAGGTGGACCGCCTTTCACGTTCGCTAGCTGACTTCGCCCAGCTCATGAAGCACTTCGACGAACACGGAGTCTCTTTTGTCTCCGTCACCCAACAGTTCAACACCTCCAGCAGCATGGGCAGACTGACGCTCAATGTTCTGCTGTCGTTTGCCCAGTTTGAGCGCGAGGTCACCGGAGAGCGCATTCGCGACAAGATAGCACTCTCCAAACAGAAAGGCATGTGGATGGGCGGCGTGCCTCCGCTGGGTTATGATGTCCAGGATCGGAAGCTTGTGATCAATCCGGCAGAAGCAGAAACTGTCAGGAAGTGCTTTCAGGTGTATCTTGAGAGTACCGGGTTGATTGAGACAGTGCTTGAACTGAACCGGCAGAACTTGGCCACCAAATCGTTCGTCAGTCGCAAAGGCAGAGTTCAGCAATCCAAAGCCTGGGTGGCCAAAGAGTTGCACCGGGTAATTTCCAATCCCGTGTATCGAGGGCTGATCCGGCATAAAGGCCACGAATATCAGGGCGAGCATGAAGCCATCATTTCCACCGAGCTTTGGCAATCTGTCCAAGCCAAGCTGCGTGAGCATCAGCCGGACTACCGAAAGATCGTGGGGCATCGCAATGAAACCGCCATCGCCAAAAGCCGCCTCATTCATCCGCTGAAGGGCTTTCTCTTCGGCCTGGACGGTCAGGCGTTGACCCCAACCTATACCAACAAAAGTGAAAAAGCTGCCGATGGGACCAAGACACGAAAACGCTATCGCTACTACGTTTCGCAGCAGGCCATCCGCCAGGGCTACGATTCTTCTCCCCTCAAGACGCTGAATGCCACGCTACTGGAGGAAGTGGTTCGCCGCATGCTTTTCCATTCGCTGCCAAGACTCACAGACTTGGCTGTATCAGCTGACCTCACTGTTGAAGAGATCCGTCATCGGCTTTCAATGCAAGCGCGGCATCTCGCCGGACTCACCACGCCTGTTGAATATGCCCGGTGGATCGAAGCACTTGCCCCTAAGATCATCGTTGGCCCAGAATCCCTTACCATCCACATCACCACCGATTATTTGTCAAAACTGGCTGGAGCCCCTCCCGCAAATGTTGCCGAGCTAAACACTCTGCCTGCTCCTATTTCCACCAAGGTGACTCAGGAGGGAAATAAAATGATCCTCACGGCATCCGTGTCCTTCAAGCCCCAGCGTGGAAAATGCGAGATCATTGATGGTGAGACTGGCAAGCCCATCACCACACGAAGAACCGCCCCTAATCCGGCTCTGATCCAAACTATCGCCCAGGCCGAGTTTTGGCGAACCGAACTCATCGAACACCCGGACAAATCGCTCCAGGACATCACCGAGCGACATGGGATCAAACCTGCCTACGTGAGACGACTTCTGAACGCGGCCTATCTGGCCCCAGCGATCAAGCGGGCGATTTTCCAGGGCACGCAACCAGCCCATCTCCAGGTGCAGGACCTCCTGGCAACACGCTCACTCGACTGGAAACAACAACTGAGTGACCTCAGGTTCGAAAATGAGAACCCAGCCTGA
- a CDS encoding DUF2924 domain-containing protein — MQSIEKLETLTKDELLDRWRKLPGNQPPPARTDRLLRELAYRVQEAELGRLDKNTTVSLRRHMTEFEKSIQTRKTTAPEPKPVSKITLETGSVLTRDWEGRRITVQVTGPRQFVCEGEPYKSLSALARKISGQHLSGPLFFGLTENHHG; from the coding sequence ATGCAATCCATTGAAAAACTGGAGACATTAACGAAAGACGAACTGCTGGACCGCTGGCGCAAACTGCCCGGCAATCAACCGCCTCCTGCACGCACGGACCGTCTCCTTCGGGAACTGGCCTACCGCGTGCAGGAGGCGGAGCTTGGGCGGCTCGACAAAAACACCACCGTGTCTTTGCGCCGCCATATGACCGAGTTTGAAAAGTCAATTCAAACCCGGAAAACCACTGCTCCTGAACCCAAGCCAGTTTCCAAGATCACGCTGGAAACAGGCTCGGTGCTCACCCGCGACTGGGAGGGCAGGCGCATCACGGTCCAGGTGACCGGCCCACGTCAGTTTGTCTGCGAAGGCGAGCCCTATAAATCCCTGAGTGCGCTGGCCCGGAAGATCAGCGGCCAGCATCTGTCGGGACCTTTGTTTTTCGGACTGACGGAGAACCATCATGGCTGA
- a CDS encoding DUF5681 domain-containing protein: MLKRESLTKTATSSDAAMNSEDKNNSDEEVGYGKPPKKFQFKKGQSGNPLGRPKKRKKNTEILNEMLDEKISVSGRLITKREALFISILNDAIKGKASARNTLLSMIQNEEVELEDFDENLDDQLALLDAQRRFAKRGKEEL, translated from the coding sequence ATGTTGAAACGGGAATCACTTACAAAGACCGCAACCTCCTCTGATGCCGCCATGAACTCGGAAGACAAAAACAACAGCGATGAAGAAGTGGGCTATGGCAAACCGCCAAAGAAGTTCCAGTTCAAAAAAGGCCAGTCAGGCAATCCGCTTGGCCGACCCAAGAAAAGGAAGAAAAACACAGAGATCCTCAACGAAATGCTCGATGAAAAGATTTCGGTGAGCGGCAGGCTCATCACCAAGCGTGAAGCGCTGTTCATCTCCATCCTCAATGATGCAATCAAAGGAAAGGCAAGTGCGCGCAACACGCTCCTATCTATGATCCAAAATGAAGAGGTCGAGCTGGAAGACTTCGACGAAAACCTGGATGACCAATTGGCATTGCTTGATGCACAACGTCGTTTCGCGAAGCGCGGAAAGGAGGAACTATGA